The proteins below are encoded in one region of Bosea sp. BIWAKO-01:
- a CDS encoding nitroreductase family protein produces the protein MSPYVTMPLVFEGVPEDQMQGRAEAFLARMRKRRTVRDYSQRPVPRELIETAVRAAGTAPSGANQQPWTFVCISDPERKKLIREGAEEEERAFYAGRAGEEWLGALAHLGTDDNKPFLERAPWLIAIFAHRWGYDAQGRKVKHYYVPESVGIATGFLIAALHDAGLATLTHTPAPMNFLNEICGRPDNEKALILLVVGYPADDCVVPAIGKKPLEEIASFL, from the coding sequence ATGAGTCCCTACGTCACCATGCCTCTGGTTTTCGAGGGTGTTCCCGAGGACCAGATGCAGGGGCGCGCCGAGGCCTTCCTTGCCCGCATGCGCAAGCGCCGCACGGTGCGCGACTATTCGCAGCGGCCGGTTCCGCGCGAACTGATCGAGACGGCGGTTCGGGCCGCCGGAACCGCTCCGTCCGGTGCGAACCAGCAGCCCTGGACCTTCGTCTGCATCTCCGATCCGGAGCGCAAGAAGCTGATCCGAGAGGGGGCGGAAGAGGAGGAGCGTGCCTTCTATGCCGGTCGGGCCGGCGAGGAATGGCTCGGAGCGCTTGCCCATCTCGGCACCGACGACAACAAGCCCTTCCTCGAAAGGGCACCCTGGCTGATCGCAATCTTTGCGCACCGCTGGGGTTATGATGCGCAGGGCCGCAAGGTGAAGCACTATTACGTGCCCGAATCGGTCGGCATCGCGACCGGCTTCCTGATTGCGGCGCTGCACGATGCCGGGCTCGCGACCCTGACCCATACGCCGGCGCCGATGAATTTCCTGAACGAGATCTGCGGGCGGCCGGATAACGAGAAGGCGCTGATCCTGCTCGTCGTCGGCTATCCCGCAGATGACTGCGTCGTTCCCGCGATCGGCAAGAAGCCGCTGGAGGAGATCGCGAGTTTCCTTTGA